One segment of Curtobacterium sp. MR_MD2014 DNA contains the following:
- a CDS encoding aldo/keto reductase family protein translates to MEYRYLGNSGLKVSEITYGNWLTHASQVENDAAIACVRAALDVGISTFDTADVYANTGAETVLGEALKGERRQSLEIATKVFGPTGPKGHNDTGLSRKHILESIDGSLERLQTDYVDLYQAHRFDHETPLEETMQAFADVVRQGKVLYVGVSEWTADQLRAGAELAKDLGFQLISNQPQYSALWRVIEGEVVPASKELGISQIVWSPIAQGVLTGKYQPGQPLPEGSRATDDKGGAKMIERFMNDETLSAVQELKPIADELSLSMAQLAVAWVLQNENVASAIIGASRPEQVHDNAGAAGVQIPAELMSRIDDALGSVVERDPAKTNDSSPKTREA, encoded by the coding sequence ATGGAGTACCGCTACCTCGGCAACTCGGGCCTCAAGGTCTCCGAGATCACCTACGGCAACTGGCTCACCCACGCATCCCAGGTCGAGAACGACGCGGCGATCGCCTGCGTCCGGGCCGCGCTCGACGTCGGCATCTCGACGTTCGACACCGCCGACGTCTACGCGAACACCGGCGCCGAGACCGTCCTCGGCGAGGCGCTCAAGGGGGAGCGGCGCCAGTCCCTCGAGATCGCCACGAAGGTCTTCGGTCCGACCGGCCCGAAGGGGCACAACGACACCGGGCTGAGCCGGAAGCACATCCTCGAGTCGATCGACGGCTCGCTCGAGCGGCTGCAGACCGACTACGTCGACCTGTACCAGGCGCACCGCTTCGACCACGAGACGCCGCTCGAGGAGACGATGCAGGCCTTCGCCGACGTCGTGCGGCAGGGCAAGGTTCTGTACGTCGGCGTCTCGGAGTGGACCGCGGACCAGCTCCGGGCCGGTGCCGAGCTCGCGAAGGACCTCGGGTTCCAGCTCATCTCGAACCAGCCGCAGTACTCAGCGCTCTGGCGGGTCATCGAGGGCGAGGTCGTCCCCGCGTCGAAGGAGCTCGGGATCTCGCAGATCGTCTGGTCCCCGATCGCGCAGGGCGTCCTGACGGGCAAGTACCAGCCCGGTCAGCCGCTGCCCGAGGGCTCGCGCGCCACTGACGACAAGGGCGGCGCGAAGATGATCGAGCGCTTCATGAACGACGAGACGCTCTCGGCGGTGCAGGAGCTGAAGCCGATCGCGGACGAGCTGAGCCTGTCGATGGCGCAGCTCGCGGTGGCCTGGGTGCTGCAGAACGAGAACGTGGCGTCGGCGATCATCGGTGCCTCGCGTCCGGAGCAGGTGCACGACAACGCCGGCGCTGCCGGGGTGCAGATCCCCGCGGAGCTGATGTCCCGCATCGACGACGCCCTCGGGTCGGTCGTCGAGCGCGACCCGGCGAAGACGAACGACAGCAGCCCGAAGACCCGCGAGGCCTGA
- the folB gene encoding dihydroneopterin aldolase: MRDTIRLTGVRARGNHGVFDHERADGQDFVVDVAVEVDARVSSGSDDLADTVHYGVVAEQVVAEIEGGPVDLIETLAERIASAVLTHRAALAVEVTVHKPQAPITVPFSDVSITIRRTRGGSVSHEEEE; this comes from the coding sequence GTGAGGGACACCATCCGACTGACCGGGGTCCGTGCCCGGGGGAACCACGGCGTGTTCGACCACGAGCGCGCCGACGGCCAGGACTTCGTCGTCGACGTCGCGGTCGAGGTCGACGCCCGTGTGTCGTCGGGGTCCGACGACCTGGCCGACACCGTGCACTACGGGGTCGTCGCCGAGCAGGTCGTGGCCGAGATCGAGGGCGGGCCCGTCGACCTCATCGAGACCCTCGCCGAGCGCATCGCGTCCGCGGTCCTCACCCACCGGGCGGCGCTCGCGGTCGAGGTCACCGTGCACAAGCCCCAGGCGCCGATCACGGTGCCGTTCTCCGACGTCTCGATCACGATCCGCCGCACCCGCGGTGGATCGGTGTCCCACGAGGAAGAAGAGTGA
- the tilS gene encoding tRNA lysidine(34) synthetase TilS, whose product MNTPRPRLDPAVAATRLAVRTLLAQARDEGLLHRGDLVTVALSGGADSLALAAATAFEAPKQDLRAGAVVVDHALQAGSEAVASRASRTAASVGLDPVTVRRVAVGTDGGPEGAAREARHAAVAEVAADTGSPLVLFGHTLDDQAETVLLGLLRGSGPDALSGMPPLARRATGPAYGRPLLGVRRHTTRQAAVAAGLVPWDDPQNDDPAYARVRVRSTLMPALERELGAGVPEALARTAEQLREDAAALDHFAEEMAEDLAEHSEAGISLSVPELLANPPALRQRLVRLAVEGEFGVTLSRTQTLEVCRLVTDWRGQGPVDLPGVRASREGERIAFAAR is encoded by the coding sequence GTGAACACTCCGCGTCCCCGGTTGGACCCGGCCGTCGCCGCGACCCGGCTGGCGGTCCGGACGCTCCTCGCCCAGGCTCGTGACGAGGGGCTGCTGCACCGCGGCGACCTGGTCACGGTCGCGCTGAGCGGGGGAGCGGACTCGCTCGCGCTCGCCGCGGCCACCGCGTTCGAGGCACCGAAGCAGGACCTGCGGGCCGGCGCGGTCGTGGTCGACCACGCGCTCCAGGCGGGCAGCGAGGCGGTGGCGAGCCGTGCCTCCCGGACGGCCGCGTCGGTGGGTCTCGACCCGGTGACGGTCCGCAGGGTCGCGGTCGGCACGGACGGTGGTCCGGAGGGCGCCGCCCGGGAGGCACGGCACGCCGCCGTCGCGGAGGTCGCCGCCGACACCGGGTCACCCCTGGTGCTGTTCGGCCACACGCTCGACGACCAGGCCGAGACCGTGCTGCTGGGCCTGCTGCGGGGCAGCGGGCCGGACGCGCTGTCCGGCATGCCGCCGCTCGCGCGACGCGCGACCGGGCCGGCGTACGGCCGGCCGCTCCTCGGTGTCCGCCGGCACACGACCCGGCAGGCGGCGGTCGCCGCGGGCCTCGTGCCGTGGGACGACCCGCAGAACGACGACCCCGCGTACGCACGGGTGCGCGTCCGGAGCACGCTGATGCCGGCGCTCGAGCGGGAGCTCGGCGCGGGGGTGCCCGAGGCGCTCGCCCGCACCGCCGAGCAGCTCCGCGAGGACGCCGCGGCACTCGACCACTTCGCCGAGGAGATGGCGGAGGACCTCGCCGAGCACTCCGAGGCAGGCATCTCGCTCTCCGTGCCGGAGCTGCTGGCGAACCCGCCGGCGCTCCGGCAGCGACTCGTCCGCCTGGCGGTCGAGGGGGAGTTCGGCGTGACGCTGTCCCGCACGCAGACGCTCGAGGTCTGCCGGCTCGTGACCGACTGGCGCGGGCAGGGCCCGGTCGACCTGCCGGGGGTCCGGGCGTCGCGCGAGGGCGAGCGCATCGCGTTCGCCGCCCGTTAG
- the folK gene encoding 2-amino-4-hydroxy-6-hydroxymethyldihydropteridine diphosphokinase, protein MSRAVIALGANLGDRGSTLRAAAQAIAAVPGIRPVASSHEVESVALTLDGLDDSKPRYRNGVVVVETDLAPHDLLDALHRIEDDHGRTREVRWGDRTLDLDVIAVDDLLIDSGTLTVPHPRAGERAFVLAPWLDADPDAVLPGAGRVADLLDGLGDDTERVDEPRLFDAVPGSGSAA, encoded by the coding sequence GTGAGCCGGGCAGTCATCGCCCTCGGTGCGAACCTCGGGGACCGCGGGAGCACCCTGCGGGCCGCGGCGCAGGCGATCGCGGCCGTGCCGGGCATCCGGCCGGTGGCGTCGAGCCACGAGGTCGAGTCCGTCGCCCTGACGCTCGACGGGCTCGACGACAGCAAGCCCCGGTACCGCAACGGCGTCGTCGTGGTGGAGACCGACCTGGCGCCGCACGACCTGCTCGACGCCCTGCACCGCATCGAGGACGACCACGGACGCACCCGCGAGGTCCGCTGGGGCGACCGCACCCTCGACCTCGACGTGATCGCCGTCGACGACCTGCTGATCGACTCCGGGACGCTCACCGTCCCGCACCCGCGGGCGGGGGAGCGCGCGTTCGTGCTCGCACCGTGGCTCGACGCCGACCCGGACGCGGTCCTGCCCGGCGCCGGACGCGTCGCGGACCTGCTCGACGGACTCGGCGACGACACCGAGCGCGTCGACGAGCCCCGGCTCTTCGACGCCGTGCCCGGGTCGGGGTCCGCCGCGTGA
- the hpt gene encoding hypoxanthine phosphoribosyltransferase produces MELSDVQADLSEVLFTPEQIDEKLAELAAVVDRDYAGKDPLLVGVLKGAVMVMADFSRHLKMQARMDWMAVSSYGSGTKSSGVVRILKDLDTDLHGRDVIIVEDIIDSGLTLSWLKQNLESRGAASVEIVALLRKPEAAKVEVDVKYAGFEIPDAFVVGYGLDFDERYRNLRGIGVLAPHVYS; encoded by the coding sequence GTGGAACTCTCCGACGTCCAGGCAGACCTGTCCGAAGTGCTCTTCACCCCCGAGCAGATCGACGAGAAGCTCGCCGAACTCGCCGCGGTGGTCGACCGTGACTACGCGGGGAAGGACCCGCTGCTCGTCGGCGTGCTGAAGGGCGCCGTCATGGTCATGGCGGACTTCTCGCGGCACCTCAAGATGCAGGCGCGCATGGACTGGATGGCGGTCTCGTCGTACGGCTCCGGCACGAAGTCGTCCGGCGTCGTGCGGATCCTCAAGGACCTCGACACCGACCTGCACGGCCGCGACGTCATCATCGTCGAGGACATCATCGACTCCGGCCTGACGCTGTCCTGGCTGAAGCAGAACCTCGAGTCCCGCGGTGCCGCGAGCGTCGAGATCGTCGCGCTGCTCCGCAAGCCCGAGGCCGCCAAGGTCGAGGTCGACGTGAAGTACGCCGGCTTCGAGATCCCCGACGCGTTCGTGGTCGGCTACGGCCTGGACTTCGACGAGCGCTACCGCAACCTGCGCGGCATCGGCGTCCTCGCGCCGCACGTCTACTCCTGA
- the ftsH gene encoding ATP-dependent zinc metalloprotease FtsH, which produces MNFKRIFRGPYLYVLIALVGIFIGWSVIAQSGTQQIDTQKGLEQLADGKVSSVVVNSTEQRVDLTLKDGNAKEQFYYSTPRGEEVVSAVNDANLPDGYNDVVNQGNWFLSLLGIILPFLIIGALFWFLLSSAQGGGSKVMQFGKSRAKMNNKENPQVTFADVAGSDEAIEELHEIKEFLQEPAKFQAVGAKIPKGVLLYGPPGTGKTLLARAVAGEAGVPFYSISGSDFVEMFVGVGASRVRDLFEQAKQNAPAIVFIDEIDAVGRHRGAGIGGGNDEREQTLNQLLVEMDGFDGKTNVILIAATNRPDVLDPALLRPGRFDRQIGVDAPSLQGRKQILEVHAKGKPLAASVDLELLARKTPGFTGADLANVLNEAALLTARSNAQLIDNRALDEAVDRVMAGPQRRTRIMSDQEKLITAYHEGGHALAAAAMRHTDPVTKITILPRGRALGYTMVLPLEDKYSVTRNELLDQLTYAMGGRVAEEIVFHDPTTGASNDIEKATSTARKMVTEYGMSRAVGSVKLGSGSSEPFVGREMGGSSGRDYSENIAETVDAETRALLEAAHDEAYQVLNDNRDILDRLAGELLDKETLDAPELVEIFKDVRKLPERPQWLSSDRRPVSNLPAIEFPGKAASTAAEQGDTESSSKPRRRPFGNPGIAPA; this is translated from the coding sequence ATGAACTTCAAGCGCATCTTCCGCGGCCCGTACCTCTACGTGCTCATCGCGCTGGTCGGCATCTTCATCGGCTGGAGCGTGATCGCACAGTCCGGCACGCAGCAGATCGACACCCAGAAGGGTCTCGAGCAGCTCGCCGACGGCAAGGTCTCGTCCGTGGTCGTCAACTCGACCGAGCAGCGCGTCGACCTGACCCTCAAGGACGGCAACGCGAAGGAGCAGTTCTACTACTCCACGCCGCGTGGCGAAGAGGTCGTCTCGGCCGTCAACGACGCGAACCTGCCCGACGGGTACAACGACGTGGTGAACCAGGGCAACTGGTTCCTGTCGCTCCTCGGGATCATCCTGCCGTTCCTCATCATCGGCGCCCTGTTCTGGTTCCTGCTCTCGAGTGCCCAGGGCGGCGGCTCGAAGGTCATGCAGTTCGGCAAGTCGCGCGCGAAGATGAACAACAAGGAGAACCCGCAGGTCACCTTCGCCGACGTCGCCGGTTCGGACGAGGCGATCGAGGAGCTCCACGAGATCAAGGAGTTCCTGCAGGAGCCCGCGAAGTTCCAGGCGGTCGGCGCGAAGATCCCGAAGGGCGTGCTGCTGTACGGCCCTCCCGGCACCGGCAAGACCCTGCTCGCACGCGCCGTCGCGGGCGAGGCCGGCGTGCCGTTCTACTCGATCTCCGGTTCGGACTTCGTCGAGATGTTCGTCGGTGTCGGTGCGAGCCGCGTCCGTGACCTGTTCGAGCAGGCCAAGCAGAACGCCCCCGCGATCGTCTTCATCGACGAGATCGACGCCGTGGGCCGCCACCGTGGCGCCGGCATCGGCGGTGGCAACGACGAGCGCGAGCAGACGCTGAACCAGCTCCTCGTCGAGATGGACGGCTTCGACGGCAAGACGAACGTCATCCTCATCGCGGCGACGAACCGCCCCGACGTCCTCGACCCCGCGCTCCTGCGTCCGGGCCGCTTCGACCGCCAGATCGGCGTCGACGCCCCGAGCCTGCAGGGCCGCAAGCAGATCCTCGAGGTGCACGCGAAGGGCAAGCCGCTCGCTGCGAGCGTCGACCTCGAGCTCCTCGCCCGCAAGACGCCGGGCTTCACCGGTGCCGACCTGGCGAACGTCCTCAACGAGGCCGCCCTGCTCACCGCCCGGTCGAACGCGCAGCTCATCGACAACCGCGCCCTGGACGAGGCCGTCGACCGCGTCATGGCGGGTCCGCAGCGCCGCACGCGCATCATGTCCGACCAGGAGAAGCTGATCACGGCGTACCACGAGGGTGGTCACGCCCTGGCCGCCGCCGCGATGCGCCACACCGACCCGGTGACGAAGATCACGATCCTGCCGCGTGGTCGCGCCCTCGGCTACACGATGGTGCTCCCGCTCGAGGACAAGTACTCCGTGACCCGCAACGAGCTCCTCGACCAGCTCACCTACGCCATGGGTGGCCGCGTCGCCGAGGAGATCGTGTTCCACGACCCGACCACGGGTGCGTCGAACGACATCGAGAAGGCCACGTCGACCGCACGCAAGATGGTCACCGAGTACGGCATGAGTCGTGCCGTCGGTTCCGTCAAGCTCGGGTCGGGCTCGAGCGAGCCGTTCGTCGGCCGCGAGATGGGCGGCAGCAGCGGACGCGACTACTCGGAGAACATCGCCGAGACGGTCGACGCCGAGACCCGTGCCCTGCTCGAGGCGGCGCACGACGAGGCCTACCAGGTGCTCAACGACAACCGCGACATCCTCGACCGCCTGGCCGGCGAGCTCCTCGACAAGGAGACGCTGGACGCGCCGGAGCTCGTCGAGATCTTCAAGGACGTCCGCAAGCTCCCGGAGCGCCCGCAGTGGCTCTCGAGCGACCGTCGTCCGGTCTCGAACCTGCCCGCGATCGAGTTCCCGGGCAAGGCTGCGTCGACCGCGGCGGAGCAGGGCGACACCGAGTCGTCGTCGAAGCCTCGTCGTCGCCCGTTCGGCAACCCCGGTATCGCCCCCGCGTAG
- a CDS encoding M23 family metallopeptidase gives MSPAPHRIPRPRSRRRVIAAAVAVVLSAGALAAVGPVSAASAAGYPSWSDVEQAKASKDAQQAKVTEIKALLQDLTAKASAAQQESEAAGTAYQTAQTKYDAATLEQQTLQHQADDADRTAKRSEEQAGQLAAQLGRASANDVTTDILTHPSDSGDLLYELGAMSKLTEQADGIYSQASQDRGVAQGLADRAEQAKEALGTLADAAQAKMQAAQDAADRAQTAVDAQADNKARLEAQLTLLTTNAKDVEAEYDKGVAAEKAREAARAAAAAKAAEQAAATGQGGSGGGAPNSSGWVRPAGGYQTSPYGYRVDPYTHYRALHAGVDLAPACYAPIYAAHAGTVTFAANGGGYGNEVVLDNGGGISTAYGHIVDGGILVSVGQHVEAGQQIAKIGSTGWSTGCHLHFETRVNGSAVDPVPFMAARGISV, from the coding sequence ATGTCGCCTGCACCCCACCGCATCCCCCGCCCCCGCTCCCGCCGCCGCGTGATCGCCGCCGCGGTCGCCGTCGTGCTCTCCGCCGGGGCACTCGCCGCGGTCGGCCCGGTCTCCGCGGCATCGGCTGCTGGGTACCCCAGCTGGTCGGACGTCGAGCAGGCCAAGGCATCGAAGGACGCCCAGCAGGCCAAGGTCACCGAGATCAAGGCGCTCCTGCAGGACCTGACCGCGAAGGCATCGGCCGCGCAGCAGGAGTCCGAGGCAGCCGGCACGGCCTACCAGACGGCGCAGACGAAGTACGACGCGGCGACGCTCGAGCAGCAGACGCTGCAGCACCAGGCGGACGACGCCGACCGCACCGCGAAGCGTTCCGAGGAGCAGGCCGGCCAGCTCGCCGCGCAGCTCGGTCGCGCGAGTGCGAACGACGTGACGACCGACATCCTCACGCACCCGTCCGACTCGGGTGACCTGCTCTACGAGCTCGGCGCGATGTCGAAGCTCACGGAGCAGGCCGACGGCATCTACTCGCAGGCCTCGCAGGACCGCGGTGTCGCCCAGGGCCTCGCCGACCGCGCCGAGCAGGCGAAGGAGGCCCTCGGCACCCTCGCCGACGCGGCCCAGGCGAAGATGCAGGCGGCCCAGGACGCCGCCGACCGGGCACAGACCGCGGTCGACGCGCAGGCGGACAACAAGGCCCGCCTCGAGGCGCAGCTCACCCTGCTGACCACGAACGCGAAGGACGTCGAGGCCGAGTACGACAAGGGCGTCGCTGCCGAGAAGGCCCGTGAGGCGGCCCGGGCTGCGGCGGCCGCGAAGGCTGCCGAGCAGGCGGCCGCGACGGGCCAGGGCGGCTCCGGCGGCGGGGCCCCGAACTCCTCCGGGTGGGTCCGTCCCGCCGGCGGGTACCAGACGAGCCCGTACGGCTACCGCGTCGACCCGTACACCCACTACCGGGCACTGCACGCCGGCGTCGACCTCGCGCCCGCCTGCTACGCCCCGATCTACGCCGCCCACGCCGGCACGGTGACGTTCGCGGCCAACGGCGGCGGCTACGGCAACGAGGTCGTCCTCGACAACGGCGGCGGCATCTCCACCGCCTACGGGCACATCGTCGACGGCGGCATCCTCGTCTCCGTCGGGCAGCACGTCGAGGCCGGACAGCAGATCGCGAAGATCGGCTCGACCGGTTGGTCGACCGGATGCCACCTCCACTTCGAGACCCGGGTGAACGGCTCCGCCGTCGACCCGGTCCCCTTCATGGCAGCGCGGGGGATCTCGGTATGA
- a CDS encoding C40 family peptidase: MKPSTLSGCTAVVAVLGIGLSVVLAGPAQAAPSAPSWDDVRQAKADTAQAQTTADELSARLQTLQDAADSAEVSELQAAQDYAMAVSQQQEAQASLDDLTAQAKRAERRADESAAQVAGLVVELSRTGGGDLSTSMLVDASDAKDLLYRVGTVSHLSERSARVLAQAQTDQNTVESIAAQQSAATKALAAATTKSERALDDANDASASARARVQQQQDEQSEVLDQLAFLKGTSKATETAYWNEQQAKRAEQQLAARTAAASRDTAPSAGDSGGSSDPASPSVPSRPSTNQPSTTQPNTSPSRPSTSPSRPSTTQPNTTPSRPAPAPAPAPAPAPAPAPAPAPAPAPVSSPSKAAGAIAFARAQLGKPYVLTGAGPNTWDCSGLVMMAYNSQGIATGGHNVVWQYNHFASIGRLVPLSQRQPGDILFYSSNGSVSGAYHDSIVTSYGTMVEAARPGVGVVERGIWLPNQLLPYVARPSGSL, encoded by the coding sequence ATGAAGCCCTCCACCCTGTCCGGCTGCACCGCGGTCGTCGCCGTCCTCGGCATCGGTCTGTCGGTCGTCCTCGCCGGTCCCGCCCAGGCAGCTCCCTCGGCCCCGAGCTGGGACGACGTGCGCCAGGCGAAGGCCGACACGGCGCAGGCCCAGACGACGGCGGACGAGCTGAGTGCCCGGCTGCAGACGCTGCAGGACGCCGCGGACAGCGCCGAGGTCTCCGAGCTCCAGGCGGCGCAGGACTACGCGATGGCGGTGTCGCAGCAGCAGGAGGCGCAGGCGTCCCTCGACGACCTGACGGCGCAGGCGAAGCGTGCCGAGCGGCGGGCGGACGAGTCGGCGGCCCAGGTCGCCGGGCTCGTGGTCGAGCTCTCCCGCACGGGCGGCGGTGACCTGTCGACCTCGATGCTCGTCGACGCCTCGGACGCGAAGGACCTGCTCTACCGCGTGGGAACGGTCTCGCACCTGTCCGAGCGTTCGGCCCGTGTGCTCGCACAGGCACAGACCGACCAGAACACCGTCGAGTCGATCGCCGCGCAGCAGTCGGCGGCGACGAAGGCCCTCGCCGCAGCGACCACGAAGTCCGAGCGTGCCCTCGACGACGCCAACGACGCGTCCGCCTCGGCTCGTGCCCGGGTGCAGCAGCAGCAGGACGAGCAGTCCGAGGTGCTCGACCAGCTGGCGTTCCTCAAGGGGACGAGCAAGGCGACCGAGACGGCGTACTGGAACGAGCAGCAGGCGAAGCGGGCCGAGCAGCAGCTCGCTGCCAGGACCGCCGCCGCCTCCCGTGACACGGCACCCAGCGCCGGCGACTCCGGTGGCAGCAGCGACCCCGCGTCGCCGTCCGTGCCGTCGCGCCCGAGCACGAACCAGCCGAGCACGACGCAGCCGAACACGAGCCCCTCGCGCCCGAGCACGAGCCCGTCGCGCCCGAGCACGACGCAGCCGAACACGACCCCGTCACGTCCGGCTCCCGCGCCCGCGCCCGCGCCGGCCCCTGCGCCGGCGCCGGCCCCCGCTCCGGCCCCCGCACCGGCACCGGTCTCGAGCCCGTCGAAGGCCGCCGGCGCCATCGCGTTCGCCCGTGCCCAGCTCGGCAAGCCGTACGTGCTGACCGGCGCGGGTCCGAACACCTGGGACTGCTCCGGCCTGGTGATGATGGCGTACAACTCGCAGGGCATCGCGACCGGCGGGCACAACGTCGTCTGGCAGTACAACCACTTCGCGTCGATCGGCCGGCTCGTCCCGCTGTCGCAGCGCCAGCCGGGCGACATCCTCTTCTACTCGTCGAACGGCAGCGTCTCCGGCGCCTACCACGACAGCATCGTCACGAGCTACGGCACGATGGTCGAGGCCGCCCGCCCCGGTGTCGGCGTGGTCGAGCGCGGCATCTGGTTGCCGAACCAGCTCCTGCCGTACGTCGCCCGCCCGAGCGGCTCGCTCTAG
- a CDS encoding inorganic diphosphatase → MTAYDVVVEIPKGSRNKYEVDHETGRVYLDRVLFTSFVYPTDYGFFENTLADDGDPVDALLLLEYPVFPGVGVKVRPVGVFKMSDEAGNDAKVLVVPAKDPRWQHIQDISDVDEQTKAEIAHFFERYKDLEPNKWVKADGWGDAAEAEAIVQAGQAAYVPAGH, encoded by the coding sequence ATGACCGCGTACGACGTCGTCGTCGAGATCCCCAAGGGCAGCCGCAACAAGTACGAGGTCGACCACGAGACCGGTCGTGTGTACCTCGACCGCGTGCTGTTCACGTCCTTCGTCTACCCGACCGACTACGGGTTCTTCGAGAACACGCTGGCCGACGACGGCGACCCCGTGGACGCGCTCCTGCTGCTCGAGTACCCGGTGTTCCCGGGCGTCGGCGTGAAGGTCCGCCCCGTCGGTGTCTTCAAGATGAGCGACGAGGCCGGCAACGACGCGAAGGTCCTCGTGGTCCCCGCGAAGGACCCGCGCTGGCAGCACATCCAGGACATCTCGGACGTCGACGAGCAGACCAAGGCCGAGATCGCGCACTTCTTCGAGCGCTACAAGGACCTCGAGCCGAACAAGTGGGTCAAGGCCGACGGCTGGGGCGACGCCGCGGAGGCCGAGGCGATCGTGCAGGCCGGCCAGGCCGCGTACGTGCCCGCCGGTCACTGA
- a CDS encoding DUF3180 domain-containing protein: MNPTRASTLISVAVVAVVAGFALDAVLASRQAPTLLLSTPLGVTLALIGVAVVAMARPVRRHARDGATRQHPVDPLYATRVVVLAKASSLAGALFGAFAAGLLLYLLTRSALPPLGSVLPNAVAVGGGLVLVVCALVAERMCMAPPPGDDDDDLPRGGTTAN; the protein is encoded by the coding sequence GTGAACCCCACCCGCGCCTCCACCCTGATCAGCGTCGCGGTCGTCGCCGTCGTCGCCGGGTTCGCGCTCGACGCCGTCCTGGCCTCGCGCCAGGCGCCCACCCTGCTGCTCTCGACGCCCCTCGGCGTGACGCTCGCGCTGATCGGCGTCGCGGTCGTCGCGATGGCTCGACCCGTGCGCCGCCACGCCCGCGACGGCGCGACCCGGCAGCACCCCGTCGACCCGCTCTACGCCACGCGCGTGGTCGTCCTGGCGAAGGCCTCGAGCCTGGCCGGTGCGCTCTTCGGGGCGTTCGCGGCCGGGCTGTTGCTGTACCTCCTGACCAGGTCGGCCCTGCCGCCGCTAGGCTCGGTCCTGCCGAACGCCGTCGCGGTCGGGGGCGGTCTCGTGCTCGTGGTGTGTGCGCTCGTCGCCGAGCGGATGTGCATGGCGCCGCCACCGGGCGACGACGACGACGACCTGC
- the folP gene encoding dihydropteroate synthase → MTDLPTRRSRRLAEADRARAAEHEARTAAAELPTVAIDLRAPAPVPEIVTGRRRDRASSGSAGGPDDRTRVMGILNVTPDSFSDGGLHLAVDAAIAHARDLVRAGADLVDVGGESTRPGAERVPVAVEQQRVLPVVRQLVSEGIAVSVDTMNASTAERAVEAGAAIVNDVSGGLADDDMARVVRDTGAGFVVMHWRGHSDRMHRNAEYAHAVEEVRREVELRVAELIVLGIREEQVVIDPGLGFAKHGAQNWEILAGYERFASIGLPVLVAASRKRFLDGVGSAAGAPPRDRDLATAAISLLAAERGAWGVRVHDPAPTRAVLDVWDAWRAARS, encoded by the coding sequence ATGACCGACCTGCCGACGAGACGCTCCCGTCGCCTCGCCGAGGCGGACCGCGCCCGTGCCGCCGAGCACGAGGCGCGGACCGCCGCGGCGGAACTGCCGACGGTCGCGATCGACCTCCGTGCGCCGGCACCGGTGCCCGAGATCGTGACCGGCCGGCGGCGTGACCGCGCGTCGAGCGGCAGCGCCGGCGGACCGGACGACCGCACGCGGGTGATGGGCATCCTCAACGTCACGCCGGACTCGTTCAGCGACGGCGGCCTGCACCTGGCGGTCGACGCCGCGATCGCGCACGCCCGCGACCTCGTCCGCGCAGGAGCGGACCTGGTCGACGTCGGCGGCGAGTCGACCCGACCCGGTGCCGAGCGGGTGCCCGTGGCGGTCGAGCAGCAGCGCGTCCTGCCGGTCGTCCGGCAGCTCGTGTCCGAGGGCATCGCGGTGAGCGTCGACACCATGAACGCGTCGACCGCCGAGCGCGCGGTCGAGGCCGGCGCCGCGATCGTCAACGACGTCTCGGGCGGCCTCGCCGATGACGACATGGCGAGGGTCGTGCGCGACACCGGTGCCGGCTTCGTCGTGATGCACTGGCGTGGGCACAGCGACCGGATGCACCGGAACGCCGAGTACGCGCACGCGGTCGAGGAGGTCCGGCGCGAGGTCGAGCTCCGCGTCGCCGAACTGATCGTCCTCGGAATCCGCGAGGAGCAGGTGGTCATCGACCCCGGCCTCGGCTTCGCCAAGCACGGCGCCCAGAACTGGGAGATCCTGGCCGGGTACGAGCGCTTCGCCTCGATCGGCCTGCCGGTGCTCGTCGCCGCCTCTCGCAAGCGGTTCCTCGACGGTGTCGGCAGTGCTGCCGGCGCACCGCCGCGCGACCGCGACCTCGCCACCGCCGCCATCAGCCTGCTCGCCGCCGAACGCGGCGCGTGGGGGGTGCGCGTACACGACCCCGCACCGACCCGTGCGGTGCTCGACGTCTGGGATGCCTGGAGGGCAGCACGATCGTGA